In the Podospora bellae-mahoneyi strain CBS 112042 chromosome 4, whole genome shotgun sequence genome, one interval contains:
- a CDS encoding hypothetical protein (EggNog:ENOG503P7Q9) — MAPHPQTDNSPFPLTPTEDDVAGHGTPDDGSLAGASGTSSGGITISRGALVAIIVVVVVVALAGIASSILFYVAKKREWTVKETIRRSARKVVTALTPRRSEFPRSVKEGGGSRNGRVKLDDVPPTPRLTPERLEDLEKGLEGKKRNKRSNFSRK, encoded by the exons ATGGCACCCCACCCTCAAACAGAcaactcccccttccccctaaCCCCAACCGAAGACGACGTCGCCGGCCACGGCACCCCAGACGATGGCTCCCTCGCCGGCGCGAGCGGCACCTCCTCAGgcggcatcaccatctcccggGGTGCCCTCGTAGCCAtcatcgttgtcgtcgtcgtggttgCTTTAGCAGGGA TCGCCTCCTCAATCCTCTTCTACGTCGCCAAAAAGCGCGAGTGGACCGTCAAGGAAACGATTCGCCGTTCCGCAAGAAAGGTTGTCACCGCCCTCACCCCACGCCGCTCCGAGTTCCCTCGCAGCGTCAAAGAAGGCGGCGGGAGCAGGAACGGAAGGGTAAAGCTCGATGACGTCCCGCCTACCCCTAGACTTACGCCTGAACGCCTGGAAGATTTGGAAAAGGGGCtcgaggggaagaagaggaataAAAGGTCAAACTTTAGCCGGAAGTAG